One Mycolicibacter sp. MU0083 DNA window includes the following coding sequences:
- a CDS encoding PPE family protein — protein MASPPEVHSALLHSGAGPGPLLAGASAWSALSAEYADIAGELDAVLATVRAGAWSGPSAESYAAAHGPYLAWLVRAGSDSAVTAARYQTAAGAFAAALAAMPTQAELAANHAVHAVLVATNFFGINTIPITLNETDYVRMWVQAAVTMSGYAAVSGAALATLPRTAAAPPIVKADTRPADAGGHPGTDPTVDDPLDQLIARLLHTASNGQVNWDPAHAMVNGIPYDQYTDPSRPMFWLVRALELLEDFQQLGVNFQQNPAVAFQYLVQLAEFDWPTHIAEIASGIGQSPALFAAAVGVLVAPVGGLAGLAGLSGPPPPVVAAPVAGAPMVLPGGGAVSAGPAASAMPPAPTPTPAPAPVPVSGAAGVGAGVPPGPPPPGAAPGFPPYLIGPPGTGAAVGWPARSGVSRSASEPRGAAAVDAAAAAARDEARARRRRRARRRRPADAAMDIGVRVEPDRDTSPAASGIVTMSARSAIHTGFAGTQAREVAAAAGMTTAVGGSLGDGPRAPLLPTGWSAAPHQEFGEPK, from the coding sequence ATGGCATCACCGCCGGAGGTGCACTCGGCGCTGCTGCACTCCGGGGCCGGTCCGGGACCGCTGCTGGCCGGCGCGTCGGCATGGTCGGCCTTGAGCGCCGAATACGCCGATATCGCCGGGGAACTCGACGCGGTGCTGGCGACGGTCCGGGCCGGGGCGTGGTCGGGTCCGAGCGCCGAGTCGTATGCGGCGGCGCACGGTCCCTACCTGGCCTGGCTGGTCCGGGCCGGCTCGGACAGTGCGGTCACCGCCGCCCGGTACCAGACGGCCGCCGGGGCGTTCGCCGCAGCGCTGGCCGCGATGCCCACTCAGGCGGAACTGGCCGCCAACCATGCCGTGCATGCGGTGCTGGTGGCGACGAACTTCTTCGGGATCAACACGATTCCGATCACGCTCAACGAGACCGATTACGTGCGGATGTGGGTGCAGGCCGCCGTGACCATGTCCGGCTACGCCGCGGTGAGCGGCGCGGCGCTGGCCACGCTGCCGCGCACCGCGGCGGCGCCCCCGATCGTCAAGGCCGACACCCGGCCCGCGGATGCCGGCGGCCACCCGGGCACCGATCCCACCGTCGACGATCCACTGGATCAACTGATCGCCCGACTGCTGCACACCGCCAGCAACGGACAGGTCAACTGGGATCCGGCGCACGCGATGGTGAACGGGATCCCCTACGACCAGTACACCGATCCCAGCCGGCCGATGTTCTGGCTGGTCCGTGCCCTGGAACTGCTCGAGGATTTTCAGCAGCTCGGCGTGAACTTCCAGCAGAACCCCGCAGTGGCGTTCCAATATCTGGTCCAGCTCGCCGAGTTCGACTGGCCGACGCATATCGCCGAGATCGCCTCGGGGATCGGCCAGTCGCCGGCGTTGTTCGCCGCCGCGGTCGGCGTCCTGGTCGCCCCGGTCGGCGGGCTGGCGGGGTTGGCGGGCCTGTCCGGGCCGCCACCGCCTGTCGTCGCGGCACCGGTGGCCGGTGCGCCCATGGTCCTGCCCGGTGGCGGTGCGGTTTCGGCGGGCCCGGCCGCATCGGCCATGCCACCGGCTCCGACACCGACACCGGCCCCGGCCCCGGTGCCGGTGTCGGGGGCGGCCGGTGTCGGGGCCGGAGTTCCCCCGGGGCCGCCTCCGCCGGGTGCGGCCCCGGGGTTCCCGCCGTATCTGATCGGCCCGCCCGGTACCGGGGCCGCAGTCGGGTGGCCCGCCCGTTCCGGTGTGTCCCGCAGCGCTTCCGAACCCCGCGGTGCGGCCGCGGTGGATGCCGCGGCCGCCGCGGCGCGCGACGAGGCACGGGCCCGACGCCGCCGACGCGCACGCAGGCGTCGCCCGGCCGACGCGGCGATGGACATCGGTGTTCGCGTGGAGCCGGACCGGGACACCTCGCCGGCCGCGTCCGGCATCGTGACGATGTCGGCGCGCAGCGCGATCCACACCGGATTCGCCGGCACGCAGGCGCGCGAGGTCGCCGCGGCCGCGGGGATGACGACGGCGGTCGGAGGGAGCCTCGGCGACGGCCCGCGGGCACCGTTGTTGCCGACCGGTTGGAGTGCCGCGCCACACCAAGAGTTCGGGGAGCCGAAATAA
- a CDS encoding NUDIX hydrolase has translation MPTPQFIVDLRAHIGHDPLWLIGVTAVVIRGEEVLLVERADNGIWAPVTGIVDPGEEPADAAVREVAEETGVTAVPQRLAWVHVTEPVTHANGDRAQYLDHVFAMSWVAGEPYPADDESTAARWCPLGGLPDMPERMRRRITAALDSGTATRFEWTGRR, from the coding sequence ATGCCGACCCCGCAGTTCATCGTCGACCTCCGCGCTCACATCGGGCATGACCCGCTGTGGCTGATCGGCGTCACGGCGGTGGTGATCCGTGGCGAGGAGGTCCTGCTGGTCGAGCGCGCCGACAACGGCATCTGGGCGCCCGTGACGGGGATCGTCGATCCGGGCGAAGAGCCCGCCGACGCCGCGGTACGCGAAGTGGCCGAAGAGACCGGTGTCACCGCCGTGCCGCAGCGGCTGGCCTGGGTCCACGTCACCGAGCCGGTCACCCATGCCAACGGTGACCGTGCGCAGTACCTCGATCACGTCTTCGCCATGAGCTGGGTGGCCGGGGAACCCTATCCGGCCGACGACGAGAGCACGGCCGCGCGCTGGTGCCCGTTGGGCGGGCTGCCGGACATGCCCGAGCGGATGCGACGCCGCATCACCGCGGCACTGGACTCCGGTACAGCGACCCGGTTCGAATGGACCGGGCGCCGGTAG
- a CDS encoding heme o synthase, producing MSIRERAQPRRIRAIRSTLLAYLSLTKPRIIELLLVTTIPAMLLADRGHPNPLLIFNTMIGGMLAAAGAHALNCVVDADIDKVMKRTARRPLARDAVPTRNALIFGLVLGAVSFVWLWRTANLMSGVLAVATIAFYVLVYSMLLKRQTSQNVVWGGAAGCMPVVIGWSAVTGTVGWPALVMFLVIFFWTPPHTWALAMRYKEDYAAAGVPMLPVVASERVVTHRIVVYTWATVIATLALIPAAGWLYAAVAVLAGAWFLAMAHQLYAGVRRGEPVKPLRLFLQSNNYLAAVFCALAVDSALGLPTLLPF from the coding sequence GTGAGTATTCGCGAGCGCGCGCAGCCGCGCCGAATACGCGCTATCCGCAGCACGTTGTTGGCGTACCTGTCGCTGACCAAGCCGCGGATCATCGAGTTGTTGCTGGTCACAACCATCCCCGCGATGCTGTTGGCCGACCGCGGTCATCCGAATCCGCTGCTGATCTTCAACACGATGATCGGTGGAATGCTCGCCGCAGCCGGCGCACACGCGCTGAACTGCGTGGTCGACGCCGACATCGACAAAGTGATGAAACGCACCGCGCGGCGACCGCTGGCCCGTGACGCGGTGCCGACGCGAAACGCTCTGATCTTCGGTCTGGTGCTCGGCGCGGTGTCCTTCGTCTGGCTGTGGCGCACCGCCAACCTGATGTCGGGTGTGCTGGCCGTGGCCACCATCGCCTTCTATGTCTTGGTCTACTCCATGCTGCTCAAGCGGCAGACCTCGCAGAACGTCGTGTGGGGCGGGGCGGCCGGCTGCATGCCGGTGGTGATCGGCTGGTCGGCGGTGACGGGCACCGTCGGTTGGCCGGCGCTGGTGATGTTCCTGGTGATCTTCTTCTGGACTCCGCCGCACACCTGGGCGCTGGCGATGCGCTACAAGGAGGACTACGCGGCCGCGGGCGTGCCGATGCTGCCGGTGGTCGCCAGCGAGCGCGTCGTGACGCACCGGATCGTGGTCTACACCTGGGCGACCGTCATCGCCACGCTGGCGCTGATCCCCGCCGCCGGCTGGCTCTACGCGGCCGTCGCGGTGCTGGCCGGCGCATGGTTCCTGGCCATGGCCCACCAGCTCTACGCCGGGGTACGGCGCGGTGAGCCGGTGAAGCCGCTGCGGTTGTTCCTGCAGTCCAACAACTACCTGGCGGCGGTGTTCTGCGCGCTGGCGGTGGATTCCGCGCTCGGCCTGCCCACCCTGCTGCCGTTCTAA
- the tkt gene encoding transketolase yields MTTAAEISALTTPHHPADWAEIDSVAVDTARVLAADAVQKVGNGHPGTAMSLAPLAYTLFQRVMRHDPSDTGWLGRDRFVLSCGHSSLTLYIQLYLGGFGLELADIEALRTWGAKTPGHPEFGHTKGVEITTGPLGQGLASAVGMAMAARYERGLFDPDAAPGESPFDHYVYVIASDGDIQEGVTSEASSLAGVQQLGNLIVFYDHNKISIEDDTAIAFSEDTAARYRAYGWHVQEVEGGENVAGIEEAIAAAKAVTDKPSFISLRTIIGYPSPSKMNTGAIHGSALGADEVAATKSALGFDPDKSFDVRDDVIAHTRALVARGKQAHDAWQADFDAWAAREPERKALLDRLLAGELPTGWDADLPSWEPGSKAVATRAASGKVLNAVGAKLPELWGGSADLAGSNNTTMDGVKSFGPASISTGEYTADPYGRTLHFGIREHAMGSILSGIALHGPTRAYGGTFLQFSDYMRPAVRLAALMDIDPIYVWTHDSIGLGEDGPTHQPIEHLSALRAIPRLAVVRPADANETSYAWRTVLARGATSGPVGLILTRQNVPILEGTDADGVARGGYVLSASAGDEPDVVLIATGSEVQLAVEAQKMLAAKDIDARVVSMPCLEWFEAQPADYRDSVLPPAVSARVAVEAGIAQCWHKIVGDTGEIVSIERYGESADYQTLFREFGLTAEAVAAAAERTLDN; encoded by the coding sequence GTGACCACTGCTGCAGAGATCTCCGCTCTCACCACCCCGCACCACCCCGCAGACTGGGCCGAGATCGACTCCGTCGCCGTGGACACCGCCCGGGTGCTGGCCGCCGACGCGGTGCAGAAGGTCGGTAACGGCCACCCCGGCACCGCGATGAGCCTGGCCCCGCTGGCCTACACGCTGTTCCAGCGGGTGATGCGGCACGACCCGTCGGACACCGGATGGCTGGGCCGCGACCGGTTCGTGCTGTCCTGCGGGCACTCCAGCCTGACCCTGTACATCCAGCTCTACCTGGGCGGTTTCGGTCTGGAGCTGGCCGACATCGAAGCGCTGCGCACCTGGGGCGCCAAGACGCCCGGGCATCCGGAGTTCGGCCACACCAAGGGCGTGGAGATCACCACCGGCCCGCTCGGCCAGGGCCTGGCCTCCGCGGTCGGCATGGCGATGGCGGCCCGCTACGAGCGCGGCCTGTTCGACCCGGACGCCGCGCCCGGCGAGAGCCCGTTCGACCACTACGTCTACGTGATCGCCTCCGACGGTGACATCCAGGAAGGTGTCACATCCGAGGCGTCGTCGCTGGCCGGCGTTCAGCAGCTGGGCAACCTGATCGTCTTCTACGACCACAACAAGATCTCCATCGAGGACGACACCGCGATCGCGTTCAGCGAGGACACCGCGGCCCGCTACCGCGCCTACGGCTGGCACGTCCAGGAGGTCGAGGGCGGCGAGAACGTGGCCGGCATCGAGGAGGCGATCGCGGCGGCGAAGGCCGTCACCGACAAGCCGTCGTTCATCTCCCTGCGCACGATCATCGGCTACCCGTCGCCGAGCAAGATGAACACCGGCGCCATCCACGGCTCGGCGTTGGGCGCCGACGAGGTGGCCGCCACCAAGTCCGCGCTCGGTTTCGACCCGGACAAGTCCTTCGACGTCCGCGACGACGTGATCGCCCACACCCGCGCCCTGGTGGCCCGTGGCAAGCAGGCCCACGACGCCTGGCAGGCCGACTTCGATGCGTGGGCGGCACGCGAGCCCGAGCGCAAGGCGCTGCTGGACCGGCTGCTGGCCGGCGAGCTGCCCACCGGCTGGGACGCCGACCTGCCGTCCTGGGAGCCCGGCTCCAAGGCGGTGGCCACCCGCGCCGCCTCCGGCAAGGTGCTCAACGCGGTCGGCGCGAAGCTGCCGGAATTGTGGGGTGGCTCAGCCGATCTCGCGGGCAGCAACAACACCACCATGGACGGCGTCAAGTCGTTCGGCCCGGCCTCGATCTCCACCGGCGAGTACACCGCCGACCCCTACGGCCGCACCCTGCACTTCGGGATCCGCGAGCACGCCATGGGTTCGATCCTGTCCGGCATCGCCCTGCACGGACCCACCCGCGCCTACGGCGGCACCTTCCTGCAGTTCTCCGACTACATGCGTCCCGCGGTACGGCTGGCGGCGCTGATGGACATCGACCCGATCTACGTGTGGACGCATGACTCGATCGGGCTCGGCGAGGATGGTCCCACCCACCAGCCCATCGAGCATCTGTCGGCACTGCGCGCCATCCCCCGTCTGGCGGTGGTGCGTCCGGCCGACGCCAACGAGACCTCCTACGCGTGGCGCACCGTGCTGGCCCGCGGCGCGACCAGCGGCCCGGTCGGGCTGATCCTGACCCGGCAGAACGTGCCGATCCTGGAGGGCACCGACGCCGACGGCGTCGCCCGCGGCGGGTACGTGTTGAGCGCTTCGGCCGGCGACGAGCCCGATGTGGTGCTGATCGCGACCGGCTCCGAGGTGCAGTTGGCGGTCGAAGCGCAGAAGATGTTGGCCGCCAAGGATATCGACGCCCGGGTGGTGTCGATGCCGTGCCTGGAGTGGTTCGAGGCGCAGCCGGCCGACTACCGCGACTCGGTGCTGCCGCCGGCGGTCTCGGCGCGGGTGGCCGTCGAAGCCGGTATCGCGCAGTGCTGGCACAAGATCGTCGGCGACACCGGCGAGATCGTTTCGATCGAGCGATACGGGGAATCCGCCGACTACCAGACCCTGTTCCGGGAGTTCGGTCTGACCGCAGAAGCCGTCGCCGCCGCGGCCGAACGCACCCTGGACAACTGA
- the tal gene encoding transaldolase, whose amino-acid sequence MTQNSQLAALSAAGVSVWLDDLSRDRLTSGNLAELIATRSVVGVTTNPTIFQKALEKGHAYDAQLRELAGRGADVDAVIRTVTTDDVRNACDLFTAAWEASDGVDGRVSIEVDPRLAHETEKTVAQAVELWKIVDRPNLYIKIPATKAGLPAITAVLAEGISVNVTLIFSVERHREVMDAYLAGLEAARAAGHDLSKIHSVASFFVSRVDTEIDARLEKLGTADASALRGQAGLANARLAYAAYEEVFGGERFAALAGHGARVQRPLWASTGVKNPDYPDTLYVTELVAANTVNTMPEPTMEAVADHGTVTGDTIAGTAAASQQIFDRLAAVGIDLADVFAVLESEGVEKFEASWGELLDATSAQLQAAK is encoded by the coding sequence ATGACTCAGAATTCCCAGCTTGCCGCTCTGAGCGCCGCCGGCGTATCGGTGTGGCTCGACGACCTGTCCCGGGACCGGCTCACCTCCGGCAACCTGGCCGAGCTGATCGCCACCCGCAGCGTGGTGGGAGTGACCACCAACCCGACCATCTTCCAGAAGGCCCTGGAAAAGGGGCATGCCTACGACGCGCAACTGCGTGAGCTGGCCGGCCGCGGCGCCGACGTGGACGCGGTGATCCGCACCGTCACCACCGACGACGTGCGCAACGCCTGCGATCTCTTCACGGCGGCCTGGGAGGCCTCCGACGGCGTCGACGGGCGGGTCTCGATCGAGGTCGATCCGCGCCTGGCCCACGAGACCGAGAAGACCGTCGCCCAAGCCGTGGAGCTGTGGAAGATCGTCGACCGGCCCAACCTCTACATCAAGATTCCGGCCACCAAAGCCGGCCTGCCGGCCATCACCGCCGTGCTGGCCGAGGGGATCTCGGTCAACGTGACGCTGATCTTCTCCGTGGAACGGCACCGTGAGGTGATGGACGCCTATCTGGCCGGCCTGGAGGCCGCCCGGGCCGCCGGGCACGACCTGTCCAAGATCCATTCGGTGGCATCGTTCTTCGTCTCGCGGGTGGACACCGAGATCGACGCCCGACTGGAGAAGCTCGGTACCGCCGATGCGTCGGCGTTGCGCGGCCAGGCCGGACTCGCCAACGCGCGACTGGCCTACGCCGCCTACGAGGAGGTCTTCGGCGGCGAACGCTTCGCTGCCCTGGCCGGACACGGCGCCCGGGTCCAGCGACCGCTGTGGGCGTCGACCGGGGTGAAGAACCCCGACTACCCCGACACCCTCTACGTGACCGAACTGGTGGCGGCCAACACCGTCAACACCATGCCCGAGCCCACCATGGAGGCGGTCGCCGACCACGGGACGGTCACCGGCGACACCATCGCCGGCACCGCGGCGGCATCCCAGCAGATCTTCGACCGGCTCGCGGCGGTCGGCATCGACCTGGCGGATGTGTTCGCGGTGCTGGAGTCCGAGGGCGTGGAGAAGTTCGAGGCGTCCTGGGGCGAACTGTTGGACGCGACATCGGCGCAGCTGCAAGCGGCCAAGTGA
- the zwf gene encoding glucose-6-phosphate dehydrogenase, which produces MAGAGVARNTAERWQNPLRDKRDKRLPRIAGPCAAVIFGVTGDLARKKLMPAIYDLANRGLLPPTFALVGFARRDWADEDFADVVYQAVKEHARTPFRQVVWDRLAAGFRFVAGTFDDDEAFARLTRTLEELDAERGTGGNHAFYLSIPPGAFPVVCEKLHATGLARPRDGRWSRVVIEKPFGHDLDSARELNAVVNSVFPEESVFRIDHYLGKETVQNILALRFANQLFDPIWNAHYVDHVQITMAEDIGLGGRAGYYDGIGAARDVIQNHLLQLLALTAMEEPVSFSPAELQAEKIKVLSATRLAEPLDETTARGQYTAGWQGGEQVVGLLGEDGFAGDSSTETYAAITLEVDTRRWAGVPFYLRTGKRLGRRVTEIALVFKRAPHLPFDDTMTDELGKNALVIRVQPDEGITLRFGSKVPGHLMEVRDVNMDFSYGSTFSEDSPEAYERLILDVLLGEPSLFPVNAEVELSWQILDPVLQNWAAHGRPEPYVAGSWGPPSSFEMLTRSGREWRRP; this is translated from the coding sequence ATGGCCGGCGCCGGGGTTGCGCGTAACACCGCTGAGCGGTGGCAGAACCCGTTGCGCGACAAGCGCGACAAACGCCTGCCCCGCATCGCCGGCCCGTGCGCCGCGGTGATCTTCGGGGTCACCGGGGACCTGGCCCGCAAGAAGCTGATGCCGGCCATCTACGACCTGGCCAACCGCGGACTGTTGCCGCCGACGTTCGCGCTGGTCGGGTTCGCCCGGCGAGACTGGGCCGACGAGGATTTCGCCGACGTGGTCTACCAGGCCGTCAAGGAGCACGCCCGCACCCCGTTCCGTCAGGTGGTGTGGGACCGGCTCGCCGCCGGATTCCGGTTCGTGGCCGGCACGTTCGACGACGACGAAGCCTTCGCCCGGCTGACCCGGACTCTCGAGGAGCTCGATGCCGAGCGCGGGACCGGCGGCAATCATGCGTTCTACCTGTCGATTCCGCCGGGCGCCTTCCCGGTGGTGTGCGAGAAGCTGCATGCGACGGGTCTGGCCCGCCCCCGCGACGGCCGCTGGAGCCGGGTGGTGATCGAGAAGCCGTTCGGGCACGACCTGGACAGCGCCCGCGAACTCAACGCCGTCGTCAACAGCGTCTTCCCCGAGGAGTCGGTGTTCCGGATCGACCACTACCTGGGCAAGGAGACGGTTCAGAACATTCTGGCGTTGCGCTTCGCCAACCAGCTTTTCGACCCGATCTGGAACGCCCACTACGTCGACCACGTGCAGATCACCATGGCCGAAGACATCGGCTTGGGCGGCCGGGCCGGCTACTACGACGGCATCGGTGCGGCCCGCGACGTCATCCAGAACCACCTGCTGCAGTTGCTGGCGTTGACCGCGATGGAGGAGCCGGTGAGCTTCTCCCCCGCCGAACTGCAGGCGGAGAAGATCAAGGTGCTGTCCGCCACCCGGCTGGCCGAACCGCTGGATGAGACCACCGCACGTGGCCAGTACACGGCGGGCTGGCAGGGCGGCGAACAGGTGGTCGGACTGCTCGGCGAGGACGGCTTCGCCGGCGATTCGAGCACCGAGACCTATGCGGCGATCACGCTGGAGGTCGACACCCGGCGCTGGGCGGGCGTGCCGTTCTACCTGCGCACCGGCAAACGCCTGGGCCGGCGGGTCACCGAGATCGCCCTGGTGTTCAAGCGGGCGCCGCATCTGCCGTTCGACGACACCATGACCGACGAGCTGGGCAAGAACGCACTGGTGATCCGGGTGCAGCCCGACGAGGGGATCACGCTGCGGTTCGGTTCCAAGGTGCCCGGTCATCTGATGGAGGTCCGCGACGTCAACATGGACTTCTCCTACGGGTCGACGTTCTCCGAAGACTCGCCGGAGGCCTACGAGCGGCTGATCCTCGATGTGCTGCTGGGCGAACCGTCCCTGTTCCCGGTCAACGCCGAAGTCGAATTGTCTTGGCAGATACTCGATCCGGTACTGCAGAACTGGGCCGCGCACGGCAGACCGGAGCCGTATGTGGCGGGCAGCTGGGGGCCGCCGTCGTCGTTCGAGATGCTGACGCGTTCCGGCCGGGAATGGCGGCGCCCGTGA
- the opcA gene encoding glucose-6-phosphate dehydrogenase assembly protein OpcA, whose translation MIIDLPGTSTKAINKKLNELREQVGAATGRVLSLIIALGSDAMLDESIAAATLAGQEHPSRVIVVVTGDTGTGEARLDAQLRMFGDAGAGEVVVLRLCGPLAEHADAVVVPFLLPDIPVVAWWPEVAPAAPSRDPLGALAVRRITDATNAPDPLAAIQSRRSGYRAGDTDLSWSRITYWRALLASALDQPPYEPIRSAVVSGLATEPALDILAGWLASRIEGPVRRAVGELKIELVRDSQTVTLSRPQDGVTGTLSCTGKPDALVPLPRRVTADCLAEDLRRLDPDVVYGAALSGLEKVEYL comes from the coding sequence GTGATCATCGACCTGCCCGGGACCTCCACCAAGGCGATCAACAAGAAGCTCAACGAGCTGCGTGAACAGGTCGGGGCGGCGACCGGCCGGGTGTTGAGCCTGATCATCGCGCTGGGCAGCGACGCCATGCTGGATGAGTCCATCGCCGCGGCCACCCTGGCCGGCCAGGAACACCCGAGCCGGGTGATCGTGGTGGTCACCGGCGACACCGGGACCGGCGAGGCCCGGTTGGACGCCCAGCTGCGGATGTTCGGCGACGCCGGTGCCGGCGAGGTGGTGGTGCTGCGACTGTGCGGCCCGCTGGCCGAGCACGCCGACGCGGTCGTGGTGCCGTTCCTGCTGCCCGACATCCCGGTGGTGGCCTGGTGGCCCGAGGTGGCACCCGCGGCGCCGTCCCGGGATCCGTTGGGCGCGTTGGCGGTACGACGGATCACCGATGCCACCAACGCCCCGGACCCGCTGGCGGCCATCCAGAGTCGCCGCAGCGGCTACCGTGCCGGCGACACCGACCTGTCGTGGAGTCGCATCACCTACTGGCGGGCGCTGCTGGCCTCCGCACTGGATCAGCCGCCGTACGAGCCGATCCGCTCGGCGGTGGTCTCCGGGCTGGCGACGGAGCCGGCCCTGGACATCCTGGCCGGCTGGCTGGCCAGCCGCATCGAGGGACCGGTGCGACGCGCGGTCGGCGAACTGAAGATCGAGTTGGTGCGCGACAGTCAGACGGTGACCCTGAGTCGCCCGCAGGACGGCGTCACCGGTACGTTGAGCTGCACCGGCAAGCCCGATGCGCTGGTTCCGCTGCCCCGCCGGGTGACCGCCGATTGCCTGGCGGAAGACCTGCGCCGACTGGATCCCGACGTCGTCTACGGTGCCGCGTTGAGCGGCCTCGAAAAGGTGGAGTATCTGTGA
- the pgl gene encoding 6-phosphogluconolactonase → MIVATYPDSDALVAAAGDRLADAIESAIAARGRALIVLTGGGTGIALLHRLGEHAARIDWGCVQLFFGDDRFVPAADPDRNDKQAREALAGRVDIPAANVHAMPASDGAYGDDLDAAALAYQEVLAANAEPGHPAPDFDVHLMGMGGEGHVNSLFPDTDAVRETTRLVVGVPDSPKPPPRRITLTLPAVRRSREVWLVVAGDAKAEAVAAAIGGADPVEVPAAGAVGREQTVWLLDAAAAAQLPG, encoded by the coding sequence GTGATCGTTGCGACCTACCCCGATTCCGATGCCCTGGTCGCCGCGGCCGGCGACCGGCTGGCGGACGCCATCGAATCGGCGATCGCCGCGCGGGGCCGGGCGCTGATCGTGCTGACCGGCGGCGGTACCGGTATCGCACTGCTGCATCGCCTCGGGGAGCACGCCGCGCGGATCGATTGGGGATGCGTGCAGCTGTTCTTCGGTGACGACCGATTCGTTCCGGCCGCCGACCCCGACCGCAACGACAAGCAGGCCCGGGAGGCGCTGGCCGGCCGGGTCGACATCCCGGCCGCCAACGTGCACGCGATGCCGGCCAGCGACGGCGCCTACGGCGACGACCTCGACGCCGCGGCGCTGGCCTACCAGGAGGTGTTGGCCGCCAACGCCGAACCGGGCCATCCCGCACCGGATTTCGATGTGCACCTGATGGGGATGGGCGGCGAGGGGCACGTCAACTCGCTGTTCCCCGACACCGATGCGGTCCGCGAGACGACCCGGTTGGTGGTCGGTGTGCCCGACTCCCCCAAGCCGCCGCCGCGCCGGATCACGCTGACGCTGCCGGCGGTCCGGCGTTCGCGCGAGGTGTGGCTGGTGGTGGCCGGCGACGCCAAAGCCGAGGCGGTCGCCGCCGCGATCGGCGGTGCCGACCCGGTCGAGGTGCCCGCCGCCGGGGCCGTCGGCCGTGAGCAGACCGTGTGGCTGCTCGATGCGGCCGCGGCCGCGCAACTGCCGGGATAG
- a CDS encoding ATPase, with translation MGTMADRTPGTGTERKRLKTLAQAALNADVTVGQLEDVLGGLGNTMVELNSSLANLNATVERLGGGLDHLEETMAGLDDLARRLVTLIEPVEAIVNRIDYLVEVGETAMAPLTATENAVRGLFNAMRNRAR, from the coding sequence ATGGGCACCATGGCTGACAGAACCCCGGGGACCGGCACGGAACGCAAGCGGCTCAAGACCTTGGCGCAGGCGGCGCTGAACGCCGATGTGACGGTCGGACAGCTCGAGGACGTCCTCGGCGGCCTGGGCAACACGATGGTCGAACTCAACAGTTCGCTGGCCAACCTCAACGCCACCGTCGAACGTCTGGGCGGAGGTCTGGATCATCTCGAGGAGACCATGGCCGGGCTGGACGATCTGGCGCGCCGCCTGGTCACCCTGATCGAACCGGTGGAGGCGATCGTCAACCGCATCGACTACCTGGTCGAGGTCGGCGAGACGGCGATGGCGCCGCTGACGGCGACCGAGAACGCGGTGCGCGGGTTGTTCAACGCCATGCGGAACCGGGCGCGCTGA
- the secG gene encoding preprotein translocase subunit SecG, translating into MILTLQILLVITSLLVILLVLLHRAKGGGLSTLFGGGVQSSLSGSTVVEKNLDRLTYFVIAIWLISIVAVGLLIKYA; encoded by the coding sequence ATGATCTTGACGCTGCAGATTCTCTTGGTGATCACCAGCTTGCTGGTGATACTGCTGGTGCTGCTGCACCGCGCCAAGGGCGGCGGCCTGTCGACCCTGTTCGGCGGCGGCGTGCAGTCCAGCCTGTCCGGCTCGACTGTGGTGGAGAAGAACCTCGACCGGCTGACCTACTTCGTGATCGCGATCTGGCTGATCTCGATCGTCGCGGTCGGCCTGCTCATCAAGTACGCCTGA